The Haloferax sp. Atlit-12N genome window below encodes:
- the ilvD gene encoding dihydroxy-acid dehydratase produces the protein MSQQSPREEDPDDVFSSGKDPNLRSTEVTEGPDKAPHRAMFRAMGFDDEDFSSPMVGVPNPAADITPCNVHLDDVADAAIEGIDAAGGMPIEFGTVTISDAISMGTEGMKASLISREVIADSVELVSFGERMDALVTVAGCDKNLPGMMMAAIRTDLPSVFLYGGSIMPGQHEGREVTVQNVFEGVGTYAEGDMSAEELDDLERHACPGAGSCGGMFTANTMASISEALGLAPLGSASAPAESDERYENARRAGEVVLDCVENDRRPSDILSKKSFENAITLQVATGGSTNAVLHLLALAAEAGVDLDIEEFDEISRRTPKIANLQPGGTRVMNDLHEIGGIPVVIRRLVEAGLFHGDAMTVTGRTIAEELDHLDLPDDDGLEADFLYTVDEPYQEEGAIKILTGNLAPDGAVLKVTGDDAFHHTGPARVFENEEDAMRYVQEGHIEEGDVIAIRNEGPRGGPGMREMLGVTAAVVGQGHEDDVALLTDGRFSGATRGPMVGHVAPEATEGGPIGLLEDGDEVTVDIPNRELSVDLSDEELEARKEDWEPKPPAYTSGVLAKYARDFGSAANGAVTNPALTRDE, from the coding sequence ATGAGCCAGCAGTCCCCACGCGAGGAGGACCCGGACGACGTGTTCTCCAGCGGTAAGGACCCGAATCTCCGCAGCACGGAGGTCACAGAGGGTCCCGACAAGGCCCCGCACCGTGCGATGTTCCGCGCCATGGGCTTCGACGACGAGGACTTCTCGTCGCCGATGGTCGGCGTGCCGAACCCCGCCGCCGACATCACCCCGTGTAACGTCCACCTCGACGACGTTGCCGACGCCGCCATCGAGGGCATCGACGCCGCGGGCGGGATGCCCATCGAGTTCGGGACCGTCACCATCTCCGACGCCATCTCCATGGGGACAGAGGGCATGAAGGCCTCGCTCATCTCCCGCGAGGTCATCGCCGACTCGGTCGAACTCGTCTCCTTCGGCGAGCGCATGGACGCGCTCGTCACCGTCGCCGGCTGTGACAAGAACCTCCCCGGGATGATGATGGCCGCCATCCGGACCGACCTCCCGTCGGTGTTCCTCTACGGCGGCTCCATCATGCCCGGCCAGCACGAGGGACGCGAGGTGACCGTCCAGAACGTCTTCGAGGGCGTCGGCACCTACGCCGAAGGCGACATGAGCGCCGAGGAACTCGACGACCTCGAACGCCACGCCTGCCCCGGCGCGGGCTCCTGCGGCGGGATGTTCACCGCCAACACGATGGCCTCTATCTCCGAGGCGCTCGGACTGGCCCCGCTCGGGTCCGCGTCCGCGCCCGCCGAGTCCGACGAGCGCTACGAGAACGCCCGCCGCGCCGGCGAGGTCGTCCTCGACTGCGTGGAGAACGACCGCCGCCCCTCCGACATCCTCTCCAAGAAGTCCTTCGAGAACGCCATCACGCTCCAAGTCGCTACCGGCGGCTCGACCAACGCCGTGCTCCACCTGCTCGCGCTGGCCGCCGAGGCCGGCGTCGACCTCGACATCGAGGAGTTCGACGAGATTTCCCGGCGCACGCCGAAAATCGCCAATCTCCAGCCCGGCGGCACGCGCGTCATGAACGACCTCCACGAAATCGGCGGCATCCCGGTCGTCATCCGTCGTCTCGTCGAGGCCGGCTTGTTCCACGGCGACGCGATGACCGTCACCGGCCGCACCATCGCCGAGGAACTCGACCACCTCGACCTCCCGGACGACGACGGCCTCGAAGCGGACTTCCTCTACACGGTCGACGAGCCGTATCAGGAGGAGGGCGCAATCAAGATTCTCACCGGCAACCTCGCGCCCGACGGCGCGGTCCTGAAGGTCACCGGTGACGACGCCTTCCACCACACCGGCCCCGCCCGCGTCTTCGAGAACGAAGAGGACGCGATGCGCTACGTGCAGGAGGGCCACATCGAGGAAGGCGACGTCATTGCTATCCGCAACGAGGGTCCGCGCGGCGGCCCCGGCATGCGCGAGATGCTCGGCGTCACCGCCGCCGTCGTCGGACAGGGCCACGAGGACGACGTGGCGCTCCTCACCGACGGTCGGTTCTCCGGCGCGACGCGCGGCCCGATGGTCGGCCACGTCGCCCCCGAGGCGACCGAGGGCGGTCCCATCGGCCTCCTCGAAGACGGCGACGAGGTGACCGTCGACATCCCGAACCGCGAACTCTCCGTGGACCTCTCTGACGAGGAACTCGAAGCGCGGAAGGAAGACTGGGAACCCAAGCCGCCGGCGTACACCTCCGGCGTGCTGGCGAAGTACGCCCGCGACTTCGGCTCCGCCGCGAACGGCGCGGTGACGAACCCGGCGCTCACGCGCGACGAATAG
- a CDS encoding molybdenum cofactor biosynthesis protein B: MSDHDHHHGEGDHNHGEHDNGHHHGEGDHDHHHGDHDHDHHHHDIDDLDAAVLTISSTRDVDDDPAGDAIAELLREAGHSVSVRRVVDDDYDEIQTAVARMADRGDVDVTVTTGGTGVTPDDRTVEATAQLFGKTLPGFGELFRRLSYDEIGTKVVGTRATAGVVDGMPTFCLPGNENAARLGTAEIIVPEAPHLTGLARRDAE; this comes from the coding sequence GTGAGCGACCACGACCATCATCACGGTGAGGGAGACCACAACCACGGCGAGCACGACAACGGCCACCATCACGGTGAGGGAGACCACGACCACCATCACGGCGACCACGACCACGACCATCACCACCACGACATCGACGACCTCGACGCGGCGGTGCTGACGATTTCGTCCACCCGCGACGTCGACGACGACCCCGCCGGCGACGCGATAGCGGAACTGCTCCGCGAGGCCGGACATTCGGTGTCGGTTCGGCGGGTCGTCGACGACGACTACGACGAGATTCAGACCGCGGTCGCGCGGATGGCCGACCGCGGCGACGTCGACGTGACGGTTACGACCGGCGGGACGGGCGTCACGCCCGACGACCGGACCGTGGAGGCGACGGCGCAGTTGTTCGGGAAGACGCTCCCCGGCTTCGGCGAACTGTTCCGGCGGCTCTCGTACGACGAAATCGGCACCAAGGTCGTCGGCACCCGCGCGACCGCCGGCGTCGTCGACGGGATGCCGACGTTCTGCCTTCCGGGCAACGAGAACGCCGCCCGCCTCGGGACCGCGGAGATAATCGTCCCCGAAGCGCCGCATCTCACCGGGCTGGCGCGGCGCGACGCGGAGTAG
- a CDS encoding winged helix-turn-helix domain-containing protein: MNRDETSAQLSRLVVRRSSFVRSLAERPRDKRELADDLDTSRSTVDRVVRELLDAGLAERSDGQYRLTCVGRRALDAYDECLDSLRGVHAARDLLSMLPADAPLDPAFLTGATVHTSTPNIPDSAIQELFSSIEHAERVYGVAPVALVGQLRPFYETATAGGTVVEMIIADELFDRLVAVPTSRAVIEDQLRHESVTLYRGEVPFRFGLWVTESEAGIVIYTDTGVGGVARNDTEAAVEWANEQFETLRENAERLTLDSLDEVTDGE, from the coding sequence GTGAACAGAGACGAGACTTCAGCACAGCTCTCGCGCCTGGTCGTGAGGCGGTCGTCGTTCGTCCGGTCGCTCGCGGAGCGACCGCGAGACAAGCGCGAACTCGCCGACGACCTCGACACGTCGCGGTCGACGGTCGACCGCGTCGTCCGCGAACTGCTCGACGCCGGGCTCGCCGAGCGCAGCGACGGCCAGTACCGACTGACGTGCGTCGGCCGGCGCGCGCTCGACGCGTACGACGAGTGTCTCGACTCGCTCCGCGGCGTTCACGCGGCTCGTGATCTCCTGTCGATGCTGCCCGCCGACGCGCCCTTGGACCCCGCGTTCCTCACGGGCGCGACGGTCCACACGTCGACGCCGAACATTCCGGACAGCGCGATTCAGGAGCTGTTTTCGAGCATCGAGCACGCGGAGCGAGTCTACGGCGTCGCCCCGGTCGCACTCGTCGGTCAGCTCCGGCCGTTCTACGAGACGGCGACCGCCGGCGGGACGGTCGTCGAGATGATTATCGCCGACGAGTTGTTCGACCGGCTCGTCGCCGTTCCCACGTCCCGGGCGGTCATCGAAGACCAACTCCGACACGAGTCGGTGACGCTCTACCGAGGAGAGGTACCGTTCCGGTTCGGCCTCTGGGTGACGGAATCGGAGGCGGGCATCGTCATCTACACCGACACCGGTGTCGGCGGGGTCGCCCGCAACGACACCGAAGCCGCCGTCGAGTGGGCCAACGAGCAGTTCGAGACGCTCCGCGAGAACGCGGAACGCCTGACGCTCGACTCGCTCGACGAGGTCACAGACGGCGAGTGA
- a CDS encoding zinc-binding dehydrogenase produces the protein MKAVQFTEHGDRDVLEYGDFPDPEVGPDEVLVDVKAASLNHLDIWTRRGLPGVELEMPHIPGSDMAGVVTEVGERVTRFEAGDHVALIAGLADGGDEFSRKGDPTLAPDFRIIGEHTRGVHAEFAAIPEENLVPVPEDVPWEVAGSASLVFQTAWRMLVDRGELRPGEKVLVLGASGGVGHAAVQIADYAGAEVYATASTDEKLEYAKECGADHVINYEEDDFSKEIRKLTDGRGVDMVVDHIGEATYKQSLKSLVKGGRVVTCGATTGPDPGAGLNYIFWNQLSVIGSTMATPGEADEVLDLVWDGTFEPRIRETLPMSEIDRAHELIEERQGFGKVVVIPDSEL, from the coding sequence ATGAAAGCGGTCCAATTCACGGAGCACGGCGACCGAGACGTCCTCGAATACGGCGACTTCCCGGACCCGGAGGTCGGCCCCGACGAGGTTCTCGTCGACGTGAAGGCGGCTTCGCTCAACCACCTCGACATCTGGACGCGACGGGGGCTCCCGGGCGTCGAGTTGGAGATGCCGCACATCCCCGGCAGCGACATGGCCGGCGTCGTCACCGAGGTCGGCGAGCGCGTGACCCGGTTCGAGGCGGGCGACCACGTCGCGCTCATTGCGGGCCTCGCCGACGGCGGCGACGAGTTCTCCCGGAAGGGCGACCCGACGCTCGCACCGGACTTCCGCATCATCGGCGAGCACACTCGCGGCGTCCACGCCGAGTTCGCGGCGATACCCGAGGAGAACCTCGTGCCCGTCCCCGAGGACGTGCCGTGGGAGGTCGCCGGTTCCGCGTCGCTCGTCTTCCAGACCGCGTGGCGGATGCTCGTCGACCGCGGCGAACTGCGCCCCGGCGAGAAGGTGCTCGTCCTCGGCGCGTCCGGCGGCGTCGGCCACGCGGCCGTCCAAATCGCCGACTACGCGGGCGCGGAAGTGTACGCGACCGCCTCCACCGACGAGAAACTGGAGTACGCGAAGGAGTGCGGCGCGGACCACGTCATCAACTACGAGGAGGACGACTTCTCGAAGGAGATTCGCAAACTCACCGACGGCCGCGGCGTCGATATGGTGGTCGACCACATCGGCGAGGCCACCTACAAGCAGTCGCTCAAGAGCCTCGTCAAGGGCGGCCGCGTCGTCACCTGCGGGGCGACCACCGGCCCCGACCCGGGCGCGGGCCTCAACTACATCTTCTGGAACCAACTTTCGGTCATCGGCTCGACGATGGCGACGCCCGGCGAGGCCGACGAAGTGCTCGACCTCGTGTGGGACGGCACCTTCGAACCCCGCATCCGCGAGACGCTCCCCATGAGCGAAATCGACCGCGCGCACGAACTCATCGAGGAGCGACAGGGCTTTGGCAAGGTGGTCGTAATCCCAGATAGTGAGCTCTGA
- a CDS encoding DUF5802 family protein: MFERFSSSYFLGRLYVEPYDGTEAAIHRTEHERLNECVYTDGRGVERVDYPLVMKLDTAHFPVVGDDGVPSGTLALPRDAVDADALPDDRPVLLADAPRAAELLRYAGYDLDDLVPGGPGETDGPGPDRPDDRLA, from the coding sequence ATGTTCGAACGCTTTTCCAGCAGTTACTTCCTCGGCCGATTGTACGTCGAACCGTACGACGGGACCGAGGCGGCGATTCACCGAACGGAACACGAGCGACTCAACGAGTGCGTCTACACCGACGGCCGCGGCGTCGAACGAGTCGACTACCCACTCGTGATGAAACTCGATACGGCCCACTTCCCGGTCGTCGGCGACGACGGCGTCCCCTCCGGAACGCTCGCGCTTCCCCGAGACGCCGTGGACGCAGACGCGCTCCCGGACGACAGACCGGTGCTTCTCGCCGACGCCCCGCGGGCCGCCGAGTTGCTCCGGTACGCCGGCTACGACCTCGACGACCTCGTCCCCGGCGGTCCCGGTGAGACCGACGGTCCCGGCCCGGACCGACCCGACGACAGGCTGGCCTGA
- a CDS encoding Vms1/Ankzf1 family peptidyl-tRNA hydrolase gives MLDELLGRAELKARIAELEDERDALAGRLEGESERRKEAARARQEAEKEVNRLEDRITELEDRVERLSGDDDSLDFRGTEDLRGDRLREVLSRLNSLSTDAEGALTAAVSDDRSLPSAAESAFGDRAPLVRRGAPCVALTDDAGLVSVALSPPRQPDGFDAWSDGFDLDPTWFHPTETTVVALVRGDLFALGRYEDGDLEFVEGFESDVKSAHSKGGFSQGRFERIREGQIDDHIDRCHEALDEFLGGDSGAGTGAADGDADLVVLGERTVLGEFRERAALTATVDASGDPEAALTEASREFWTTRLYRL, from the coding sequence ATGCTGGACGAGTTGTTGGGTCGAGCCGAGCTCAAAGCGCGCATCGCCGAGTTAGAAGACGAACGCGACGCGCTAGCTGGGCGTCTGGAGGGCGAGTCCGAGCGCCGAAAGGAGGCTGCCCGCGCGCGACAGGAGGCCGAGAAGGAGGTCAACCGCCTCGAAGACCGCATCACCGAACTCGAAGACCGCGTGGAGCGCCTCTCAGGCGACGACGACTCCCTCGACTTCCGCGGGACCGAGGACCTCCGCGGCGACCGCCTCCGCGAGGTGCTGTCCCGGCTGAACTCGCTTTCGACCGACGCGGAGGGCGCGCTCACCGCCGCCGTCTCCGACGACCGCTCGCTTCCCTCGGCCGCCGAGTCCGCGTTCGGCGACCGCGCCCCGCTCGTCCGCCGGGGCGCGCCCTGCGTCGCGCTCACCGACGACGCCGGTCTGGTGAGCGTCGCGCTCTCACCCCCGCGCCAACCCGACGGCTTCGACGCTTGGAGCGACGGCTTCGACCTCGACCCGACGTGGTTCCACCCGACCGAGACCACCGTGGTCGCCCTCGTCCGCGGCGACCTGTTCGCCCTCGGTCGCTACGAGGACGGCGACCTCGAATTCGTCGAGGGCTTCGAGAGCGACGTGAAGTCCGCCCACTCCAAAGGCGGGTTCTCGCAGGGGCGGTTCGAGCGCATCCGCGAGGGCCAAATCGACGACCACATCGACCGCTGTCACGAGGCGCTCGACGAGTTCCTCGGCGGCGACTCTGGCGCGGGCACGGGAGCCGCCGACGGCGACGCCGACCTCGTCGTCCTCGGCGAGCGAACCGTCCTCGGCGAGTTCCGCGAGCGGGCCGCGCTGACCGCGACCGTCGACGCCAGCGGCGACCCCGAAGCGGCGCTCACGGAGGCGTCCAGAGAGTTCTGGACCACGCGGCTCTACCGGCTCTGA